The Candidatus Marsarchaeota archaeon DNA segment CGAAGGCGGCGCTAGCACCTCTTCTGCCGCAGCAGGTTGCTTGGCTTGGGCTGCATTCTCTTTTGCAGCCACGCTGGCCGGTTTTGGCTTTTCCTGATGCTGTGCAGCATTTTGCGATATATTTGCAAGCTCTTCAGGAGTCCCGACAAATGCTAGGGTATCGCCTACCTTAACATCATCCCCCTCCTTGACCACTTCCTTTATCCTGCCGCTCAACGGCGCCGGTATATTTACAACTGCCTTGTCTGTTTCTACCTGCAGCACAGCGCTGTCTTCCTTTACATCAGAACCATCTGCTACAAGCCACTTTTGCACATGCCCTTCGGTTATTCCTTCCCCAATGTCTACAAATTTTATTTCCTTCACTCCAAAGACCCCTTACATTTCCTCAAGCTCTTTTATTGCAGCTTCAATCCTGCTCTGGTTAGGTATGTAGTAATTCTCATACCCTGGCATCGGATAAGGGAAGCTAGGAGACGCAATCCTGATTATCGGCGCGTCTAGTTCGTACATCGCTTTCTCGCTTATGAGGGCGGATATCTCAGCGCCAACACCGAAGCTTGTAGGCGCCTCGTGCACTATCATTACCTTTCCGGTCCTCTTTGCACTGCTTATTATTGTGCTTTCGTCAAGCGGATTTATTGTTCTAATGTCTATCAATTCTGCGTCAGTGCCTACCTTGTCCAGCGCCTTCTCAACCACATTAACCATAGTCCCGTATGTTATTATCGTCATCCGGTCGCCTGTCCTGAGCACGTTGGCCTTGCCTATGGGCACTTCATACATGCCTTCAGGCACATCCTGCTTGAAAAGCCTGTAAAGCTTTGTTGGCTCAAGGAACAGGGTCGGGTCATTACTGTGGGCTGCGCTTATAAGCAGGCCTTTGGCATCATATGGGTTTGACGGTTCCACTATTACGATGCCTCCTATTCCTGCGTAGGCTGCTTCTGGGCTTTCGGAATGGTGCTCAAGAGTTTTTACTCCGCCGCTTACAGGCGTCCTTATCACCATCGGCAGCTGGACATTGCCTCTTGTCCTGCTCCTGTACCTCGCTGCGTGGTTAACGATCTGCCCGAAACCAAGATACATGAAGCCAGCGAACTGAATTTCAGGTATTGGCCTAAGCCCGTTGATTGCCATACCTATCGAAACGCCTATTATGCTTGATTCTGCCAAAGGCGTATCAATCACGCGCGTTTCTCCATATTTCTCAAACAGGCCTTCTGTCACCCTGAACACTCCGCCATCCTTGCCGATGTCTTCCCCAAGCAGCACAACATTCTCATTCTCTTCTAGTACCTGTTCCAAGGCGTTATTTATCGCCGAAACCATATTCATCATAGTCATACAAATGCACCTCTACTTTATCCTGAGCTTTGCCAGAATCCCGCAGCTTCGGCCTCGTCCTTCTGCTCTTTTAAGACCTGCGGCAAAAAGCTGTAAACGCTGTCGAACATTCCGGAAGGATTCGGCTTAAATTGCTCTGCTTTTTCTAAAGCCTCGTCTATAAGCTTTGCATGCTCCTCTTCGATGCTGCTTTTTACAGAGTCGCTCAACATGCCTTTTGAGGTAAGGTATTTCTCGACTCTTGCTATAGGGTCTTTCTGCTTCCATGCGTCTACTTCTGCATCTGGCCTGTACTTTGTAGGATCATCCGAAGTAGTATGCATGCTCATCCTATACGTAACGCATTCGATTACATACGGTTTGCCCGCCTTTGCGCTTTCTATCGCATCCTTCATGGCCTTGTAAACTGCAAGCACATCGTTTCCGTCGACCTGTATCGAATCTATCCCTGCGGCTACAGCCTTCTGCGCAAGCGTCTGCGCAGCAGTCTGCATTTTTCTTGGCACTGATATTGCCCACTGGTTATTCTCTATCACTACAACCAGCGGAAGCTTGAACACCCCTGCGAAGTTTATTGCTTCGTAAAAATCCCCCTCGGAAGTTCCGCCGTCTCCAATATATACGACGACTACGGAATCCACGCCTTTGTACTTGTTTGCAAATGCAATTCCTGCAGCATGCGGCATCTGCGTTCCTACGGGCACAATGACTGGCGTCATATTGAGCTCTTTCGGTATTGCAGCCCCATCCTCATAGCCTTTCCAATAAACAAAAAATTGCTCGAGCGGCAGGCCTCTTGTTATGTATACACCGTGCTGCCTGAAATTAGGCACAGCAAAGTCGTTTTTGCGCATTGCAATAGCGCTGCCGATCTGCGTCGCTTCCTCGCCGATCAGGGGTGCATATGTTGCAAGCCTGCCCTGCCTTTGCAGGCTGAGCGCCTTTGCGTCCAGTGCCCTGGCAAGCGACATGGCTTTATACATTTCGAGCACAAGCTCGTCATCAGCTTCATTCGGCTTCAGCGCCTCGTCGATGTTGCCGGACTCATCCATTATTTGCATGTATTTTATGCTTGTGCTAAATGCGTCCTTTATCATGTGTTCCACCTTTCTATGTTTTATCTATAGAATAAATGTTATATTAAGGTTTTCTAATTTACAAGCTTAAGGCCATTATCTGCATGAACATTGCATGCAAATTTCTGCAGCTGCATAAAATACTAAATGCCCTTATGCAAAAATATATATTTTGTTTGCACAACAATATATAGGTGTTTAAAATGGCTTCGTATTCATATGCATCTGAAATGCCTTTAAAGCAAGGTAAAACAGTATCCGTGCGTGGATGGATCTACAGAAAAAGGGAAAGCGGAGGAATAATCTTTATAGTAGTAAGGGATCGCACAGGCATAATACAGACTTCGGTGAAAAAAGACAGCGTCGATACAGCTTCATGGAAGGCTGCTCAGGACGCAACAATCGAATCGAGCATAGAGCTGAGCGGCAGCGTAAAGGCCGACCAGCGCGCCCCTACAGGCTATGAAATTGAAGCCAAGAATTTCAAATGCATTAACGTCAGCGAGCCGTTTCCAATAACTGAATACCAAAGCACAGAGCTGCTTTTGGACAAAAGGCACCTCTGGCTCAGGAGCATGAAAATGACCAACATAATGAAGATGCGCTCCTACGTATTCAGGTACCTAAGGGAATTCCATGATAAGAAAGGCTTTTACGAGATAACTCCACCGTTAATAACCAGAGCTGCGGGCGAAACTGGCGCAGATATGTTCCCTGTGGACTATTTCGGCCAGCAGGCATACCTCACGGAGTCGTCGCAACTTTATGCCGAAGCAATGATTTTCTCCCTTGAAAAGGTTTATTCGTTCGCACCGTCATACAGGGCTGAGAAATCAAGAACAGTGAAGCACCTCGCCGAATATTGGCACCTTGAGATGGAGGCTGCCCATTATAACCTAGACAAGCTAATGAAATTCGAAGAACAGATGGTAAGCTATGTAGCCCAAAGCATATTAAAAAAGAATGCAGACATACTGGATCAGCTCAATGTTGACAAAGCAGCACTGGAAAAGATAAGGCCGCCGTTTAAGCGCCTGACATACGAGCAGTCGCTAGAGGTTCTAAACCAGAAGGGCAAGAACATGAAGTGGGGCGACGACCTTGGTGTTGAAGAGGAGCGGCTTCTTACCGAAGATGAAGAAAAGCCGGTGTTCGTAATGTATTGGCCTAGGGAAATGAAAGCATTCTACCAGCCGATAAACCCAAAGGACGAAAGAACTACAATGAGCGCAGACCTGCAGGCACCAAGGGGCCATGGCGAAATAATAGGCGCAAGCGAAAGGATATGGCGCTATGACGAGCTGATGCAACGTTTCCATGAATTCGAGAAGGCAAAAGGCATAAAGTTTAACATGGAGAATTATGAATGGTACATAGACCTACGCAGATACGGCAGTGTCCCGCACTCCGGATTTGGCCTGGGCACCGAAAGGCTAATCAAATGGATGCTCAATCTTGACCATATAAGAGATGCAATTCCATTCCCGCGTATGGTGAACAGGCTCTTCCCATAAAAAGCCTATGCGTGCTAAGCGTTATAGAATGATCAAATGCCCAAAAAATTATACCTTGTCGGAATAGATGCCGCGCCGCTTTGGATCTTAAAAGAAAACCTGAGCAAATACAAGCTTTCTGGATTCGGAGAATTTTTCAGGAAGGGCTTATTGATGGACATGGAATCGACGCTGCCACCCATGACAGGGCCATCATGGCCAAGCATATACACTGGGTTCAGGCCAGGGGACCATGGCGTTCCGGAATTCCTGCGCATGGAGCCGAGCTATACAAAGTCGGTGGCATACTACGACCCTACGATCAAGAAGCCATTCTGGGAGGCGCTTGCGGAAAACGGCCATAAATGCCTTGTAATAACGCCAGCAATGCTGGTGAGGCCAACTGCGAACGAGAATATAGACATGATAACTGGATTCCCGCTGCCTTCAAAATTCAGCTCAAAACGCATACAAAAGGTTGCCGCTGCATTTAAATTTTCAGGCGAGCCGGACATAGAGGCTGACATGAAATCTGGAAAGATAAGCCTCGCAGAGGCATCGAAGATTTTCCAGGAAAGCATAGTCAAAAGAGCCGACGTAGCAAAAGCCATGATGAATGAAAAAGACTACGACTTCGTTTTTGTTTGCTTTACCGAGCAAGACCGCTTGCAGCATTTTACGCTTAACTTGAAGGATTGGAGGGATTACGTAATGCCATTGTACGAGCGCATATCGGAATTCCTATTGTGGCTCGAGCACCGTTTGGAATCGGGAAATGGCACAATAATGATGGTTTCGGACCACGGGGCGCAGCCGATAAAAAAGAAATTCCTGATGAATGGGTGGCTTATAAAAGAGGGCTATGCAAGGCTGAAGCCCGAACTGGAAGCGGCCCTTCAGAATACTACTGCGCTGAGCACCATGAAATACAGTCTAAGGGAAAAGGTGCTAAAGAGAGTCAACAGGAGCGGCTCCAGAAAGCTGATTTACGACAAGCTGCCAATCAAATTAAAAAACCTTTCGAAGAACACGTTTTCGAAACTGCTTGAGGGCGTGTCGCAAGATGATT contains these protein-coding regions:
- the asnS gene encoding asparagine--tRNA ligase, which encodes MASYSYASEMPLKQGKTVSVRGWIYRKRESGGIIFIVVRDRTGIIQTSVKKDSVDTASWKAAQDATIESSIELSGSVKADQRAPTGYEIEAKNFKCINVSEPFPITEYQSTELLLDKRHLWLRSMKMTNIMKMRSYVFRYLREFHDKKGFYEITPPLITRAAGETGADMFPVDYFGQQAYLTESSQLYAEAMIFSLEKVYSFAPSYRAEKSRTVKHLAEYWHLEMEAAHYNLDKLMKFEEQMVSYVAQSILKKNADILDQLNVDKAALEKIRPPFKRLTYEQSLEVLNQKGKNMKWGDDLGVEEERLLTEDEEKPVFVMYWPREMKAFYQPINPKDERTTMSADLQAPRGHGEIIGASERIWRYDELMQRFHEFEKAKGIKFNMENYEWYIDLRRYGSVPHSGFGLGTERLIKWMLNLDHIRDAIPFPRMVNRLFP
- a CDS encoding alpha-ketoacid dehydrogenase subunit beta; the encoded protein is MTMMNMVSAINNALEQVLEENENVVLLGEDIGKDGGVFRVTEGLFEKYGETRVIDTPLAESSIIGVSIGMAINGLRPIPEIQFAGFMYLGFGQIVNHAARYRSRTRGNVQLPMVIRTPVSGGVKTLEHHSESPEAAYAGIGGIVIVEPSNPYDAKGLLISAAHSNDPTLFLEPTKLYRLFKQDVPEGMYEVPIGKANVLRTGDRMTIITYGTMVNVVEKALDKVGTDAELIDIRTINPLDESTIISSAKRTGKVMIVHEAPTSFGVGAEISALISEKAMYELDAPIIRIASPSFPYPMPGYENYYIPNQSRIEAAIKELEEM
- the pdhA gene encoding pyruvate dehydrogenase (acetyl-transferring) E1 component subunit alpha — encoded protein: MIKDAFSTSIKYMQIMDESGNIDEALKPNEADDELVLEMYKAMSLARALDAKALSLQRQGRLATYAPLIGEEATQIGSAIAMRKNDFAVPNFRQHGVYITRGLPLEQFFVYWKGYEDGAAIPKELNMTPVIVPVGTQMPHAAGIAFANKYKGVDSVVVVYIGDGGTSEGDFYEAINFAGVFKLPLVVVIENNQWAISVPRKMQTAAQTLAQKAVAAGIDSIQVDGNDVLAVYKAMKDAIESAKAGKPYVIECVTYRMSMHTTSDDPTKYRPDAEVDAWKQKDPIARVEKYLTSKGMLSDSVKSSIEEEHAKLIDEALEKAEQFKPNPSGMFDSVYSFLPQVLKEQKDEAEAAGFWQSSG
- a CDS encoding alkaline phosphatase family protein, yielding MPKKLYLVGIDAAPLWILKENLSKYKLSGFGEFFRKGLLMDMESTLPPMTGPSWPSIYTGFRPGDHGVPEFLRMEPSYTKSVAYYDPTIKKPFWEALAENGHKCLVITPAMLVRPTANENIDMITGFPLPSKFSSKRIQKVAAAFKFSGEPDIEADMKSGKISLAEASKIFQESIVKRADVAKAMMNEKDYDFVFVCFTEQDRLQHFTLNLKDWRDYVMPLYERISEFLLWLEHRLESGNGTIMMVSDHGAQPIKKKFLMNGWLIKEGYARLKPELEAALQNTTALSTMKYSLREKVLKRVNRSGSRKLIYDKLPIKLKNLSKNTFSKLLEGVSQDDYVRIHDFDYDMRRTKAFASIANTIVCTIYINDSRFSHGIVSKTEKKKLKRELMEKIAAIKDSDGSKLIVKVFDADDYYEGTKLFIAPDIMAEIKRGYLIDVFGYQKSGRLFMAPEMAKRGDHMRNGILGLLSTSEPIDYKDISKSKVYVYNVAPTILKYFDCAAETDARYKPIF